The Echeneis naucrates chromosome 8, fEcheNa1.1, whole genome shotgun sequence genome has a window encoding:
- the grapa gene encoding GRB2 related adaptor protein a yields the protein MEAVALYTFRATEGDELSFNKGDLLKITNMEDDPNWYTAELHNRKGFVPKNYISLRPHAWFAGRISRGVAESRLRHRECGAFLVRESESAPGEFSMSVSYGDHAQHFKVLQDRCGQYYVWDELFSSLNELVEFYHSNSIAKERTVFLRDPEHFTRRPHHAHALFDFNPHHSSQLRFMRGDVIELIDCSDSLRWRGRCHGHVGYFPPEYVQPIYHCQ from the exons ATGGAAGCAGTGGCACTATATACGTTTCGTGCCACTGAGGGTGATGAACTCAGTTTCAACAAGGGAGACTTGCTCAAG ATCACCAACATGGAGGATGATCCTAACTGGTACACAGCTGAGCTCCACAACAGAAAAGGCTTTGTGCCAAAAAACTACATCAGCCTGCGCCCACACGC CTGGTTTGCAGGTCGCATATCTCGTGGCGTGGCAGAGAGTCGACTCAGACACAGGGAGTGTGGAGCGTTTCTGGTCAGGGAGAGTGAAAGCGCTCCCGGGGAGTTCTCCATGTCCGTCAG ttaTGGGGACCACGCGCAGCATTTCAAGGTGCTGCAGGATCGCTGTGGTCAGTACTACGTGTGGGACGAGCTGTTCTCCTCTCTGAATGAGCTGGTGGAGTTCTACCACAGCAACAGCATCGCTAAGGAGAGGACCGTCTTTCTGAGAGACCCCGAGCACTTCACCAGG CGTCCCCATCATGCACATGCTCTTTTTGATTTCAACCCACACCACTCTTCTCAGCTACGCTTCATGCGTGGTGATGTCATCGAACTCATTGACTGCTCTGATTCCCTGCGCTGGAGGGGTCGTTGTCATGGGCATGTGGGCTACTTCCCACCTGAGTATGTACAGCCGATCTACCACTGCCAATGA